One Desmodus rotundus isolate HL8 chromosome 4, HLdesRot8A.1, whole genome shotgun sequence DNA segment encodes these proteins:
- the ZNF32 gene encoding zinc finger protein 32 isoform X1, producing MFGFPTATLLDCHGRYAQNVAFFNVMTEAHHKYDHSEATGSSSWDFQNSFRRDKLEQKSPDFKTLQEDSPGVKQRVYECQECGKSFRQKGSLTLHERIHTGQKPFECTHCGKSFRAKGNLVTHQRIHTGEKPYQCKECGKSFSQRGSLAVHERLHTGQKPYECAICQRSFRNQSNLAVHRRVHSGEKPYRCDQCGKAFSQKGSLIVHLRVHTGLKPYACVQCRKSFHTRGNCILHGKIHTGETPYLCGQCGKSFTQRGSLAVHQRSCSQRLTL from the exons ATGTTTGGATTTCCAACAGCTACCCTGCTGGACTGTCATGGAAGATATGCACAGAATGTAGCATTTTTCA ATGTGATGACAGAGGCCCACCACAAATATGATCACTCTGAGGCCACTGGATCCTCAAGCTGGGATTTCCAGAATTCTTTCAGAAGAGATAAACTGGAACAAAAATCCCCAGATTTTAAGACACTACAGGAAGATTCACCGGGAGTGAAACAGAGGGTCTATGAGTGCCAGGAATGTGGAAAATCCTTCAGGCAAAAGGGTAGTCTAACGTTACATGAGAGAATCCACACTGGTCAAAAGCCCTTTGAGTGTACCCATTGTGGAAAAAGCTTCAGGGCCAAAGGCAATCTTGTTACACATCAGCGAATACACACGGGAGAGAAACCGTATCAATGCAAGGAGTGTGGGAAAAGCTTTAGTCAACGAGGTAGTCTGGCTGTTCATGAAAGACTCCACACTGGACAGAAGCCCTACGAGTGTGCTATTTGTCAGAGAAGTTTCAGGAACCAGAGTAACCTTGCTGTTCATAGAAGAGTTCACAGTGGTGAGAAGCCCTATAGATGTGATCAGTGTGGAAAAGCCTTCAGTCAGAAAGGAAGCTTAATTGTTCACCTCAGAGTCCACACAGGCCTGAAACCATATGCCTGTGTACAATGCAGGAAGAGTTTCCATACCAGGGGAAATTGTATCCTGCATGGCAAAATCCACACAGGAGAGACACCATATCTATGTGGCCAATGTGGGAAAAGCTTCACTCAGAGAGGAAGTCTGGCGGTGCACCAGCGAAGCTGCTCACAAAGGCTCACCCTTTAA
- the ZNF32 gene encoding zinc finger protein 32 isoform X2, with amino-acid sequence MTEAHHKYDHSEATGSSSWDFQNSFRRDKLEQKSPDFKTLQEDSPGVKQRVYECQECGKSFRQKGSLTLHERIHTGQKPFECTHCGKSFRAKGNLVTHQRIHTGEKPYQCKECGKSFSQRGSLAVHERLHTGQKPYECAICQRSFRNQSNLAVHRRVHSGEKPYRCDQCGKAFSQKGSLIVHLRVHTGLKPYACVQCRKSFHTRGNCILHGKIHTGETPYLCGQCGKSFTQRGSLAVHQRSCSQRLTL; translated from the coding sequence ATGACAGAGGCCCACCACAAATATGATCACTCTGAGGCCACTGGATCCTCAAGCTGGGATTTCCAGAATTCTTTCAGAAGAGATAAACTGGAACAAAAATCCCCAGATTTTAAGACACTACAGGAAGATTCACCGGGAGTGAAACAGAGGGTCTATGAGTGCCAGGAATGTGGAAAATCCTTCAGGCAAAAGGGTAGTCTAACGTTACATGAGAGAATCCACACTGGTCAAAAGCCCTTTGAGTGTACCCATTGTGGAAAAAGCTTCAGGGCCAAAGGCAATCTTGTTACACATCAGCGAATACACACGGGAGAGAAACCGTATCAATGCAAGGAGTGTGGGAAAAGCTTTAGTCAACGAGGTAGTCTGGCTGTTCATGAAAGACTCCACACTGGACAGAAGCCCTACGAGTGTGCTATTTGTCAGAGAAGTTTCAGGAACCAGAGTAACCTTGCTGTTCATAGAAGAGTTCACAGTGGTGAGAAGCCCTATAGATGTGATCAGTGTGGAAAAGCCTTCAGTCAGAAAGGAAGCTTAATTGTTCACCTCAGAGTCCACACAGGCCTGAAACCATATGCCTGTGTACAATGCAGGAAGAGTTTCCATACCAGGGGAAATTGTATCCTGCATGGCAAAATCCACACAGGAGAGACACCATATCTATGTGGCCAATGTGGGAAAAGCTTCACTCAGAGAGGAAGTCTGGCGGTGCACCAGCGAAGCTGCTCACAAAGGCTCACCCTTTAA